From Vanessa cardui chromosome 29, ilVanCard2.1, whole genome shotgun sequence, a single genomic window includes:
- the LOC124542017 gene encoding P protein-like: MDIVQDFTNSSTVSIVESSTEDRQKKRCFFKKNGVLTISDSSCDADVSAIDCERDVTPGSLEVWVELPDAIKFDPALAPFKQLYEQHHGKLESREEISEGDRNIFNRKISDGAVGDGETVERNVHPNNKDENRLVQESAAAETKKIPSQRKKQLDRTLRVVKLSVLIACWVLLTVSLLLNSEKTDVVLHTAVHNGDIKEYFLKSSNNDFTVSITLSGPFSDATGNHTKNLLQLWLHRGSKTEEETFQDSSPWMIQLQPDDVIDFSPSASDSKTLRIDMNHVPNKHNPLSFTRGNSSRIDTANNITSINYNNESSISLRITTTSNKTVPLTVSYQLNPLSEEDGIIYASILLCVLYILIIFEIVNRTIAAILSSSLGVAVLALSGVRPSLPELVSWLDMETLLLLFSMMILVAILAETGLFDYLAVVAFELTGGRTWPLINTLCFFTAIFSTFLDNVTTVLLMTPVTIRLCEVMQLNPVPVLMSMVIFSNVGGAATPVGDPPNVIIASHPSVLHANINFTSFTLHMGVGILLVCVQTYIQLRFMFRDMNKLRHSVPRDIVEMRQEIGVWKRAAASLSSYSRDEDIVRRALEKKVQRLQTTLMKREAGSGKSKSDPLFSSTLAQMKQKYRIRDMQLLVKSTICVTFVVVVFFLHAIPELQGLSLGWTALLGAILLLLLAEREDLEPVLARVEWSTLLFFAALFVLMEVLSKLGLIAWIGSLTESLILKVGEESRLSVAIMLILWVSGLASAFVDNIPLTTMMVRVVGALASSLALPLPPLAWALSFGACLGGNGTLIGASANVVCAGVAEQHGYRFTFMEFLKIGFPIMIGNLIVASIYLLICHSLFTWH, translated from the exons TGACGTCACACCAGGCAGCCTCGAGGTGTGGGTTGAGCTACCAGACGCGATCAAGTTCGACCCTGCGCTTGCGCCGTTCAAACAGCTATACGAACAACATCATG GTAAACTAGAATCAAGAGAGGAGATATCTGAAGGCGACCGTAATATATTCAACAGGAAGATATCGGATGGCGCTGTTGGTGACGGTGAAACAGTAGAAAGAAATGTACATCCAAACAATAAGGATGAAAACAG ATTGGTACAAGAATCAGCGGCAGCGGAAACTAAGAAGATACCCTCACAGAGAAAAAAACAG CTGGATCGAACACTGCGAGTGGTGAAGCTATCAGTTCTAATAGCCTGTTGGGTGCTTCTCACTGTATCTCTTCTATTGAACAGCGAAAAAACAGACGTGGTACTACACACGGCTGTGCATAATGGAGATATTAAAG AATATTTTCTCAAGTCATCCAATAATGACTTCACAGTGTCAATCACGTTATCTGGACCATTTTCTGATGCGACTGGAAACCACACCAAGAATCTGCTGCAATTATGGTTACATCGAGGTTCTAAAACGGAAGAAGAAACTTTTCag GATTCTTCTCCATGGATGATCCAGCTTCAACCCGATGACGTCATAGACTTCTCGCCCAGTGCATCCGATTCGAAGACGCTAAGGATTGATATGAATCATGTACCAAATAAACATAACCCACTGTCGTTTACCAGGGGAAATTCCAGTAGAATCGATACTGCGAATAATATTACATCGATAAACTATAACAATg AAAGTTCCATATCGTTACGTATTACTACGACCAGCAACAAAACCGTACCACTTACCGTCAGTTACCAGCTCAACCCGTTGTCAGAGGAGGACGGTATCATCTACGCGAGCATCCTGCTCTGCGTTTTGTACATCTTAATCATATTCGAG ATAGTAAACAGGACCATAGCAGCCATTCTCTCATCGTCCCTGGGAGTCGCGGTGCTGGCCCTCAGCGGCGTCAGACCATCATTACCAGAACTCGTCTCCTGGCTGGACATGGAGACCTTGCTTCTGCTGTTTAGCATGATGATTCTGGTTGCGATATTGGCAGAAACCGGTCTCTTTGATTATTTAGCGGTTGTGGCTTTTGAG TTGACCGGCGGTCGTACCTGGCCGCTCATCAACACACTGTGCTTCTTCACGGCTATCTTTTCAACATTCCTGGACAATGTCACCACTGTGCTACTGATGACACCGGTTACTATAAG attatgCGAAGTAATGCAGCTGAACCCTGTACCAGTTCTGATGTCCATGGTGATCTTCAGCAACGTGGGTGGTGCGGCCACACCCGTTGGGGATCCCCCCAATGTCATCATAGCCAGCCATCCGTCTGTATTACATGcg AACATAAACTTCACCTCCTTCACTCTCCACATGGGAGTCGGCATCTTGCTCGTGTGCGtgcaaacatacatacaactaCGATTCATGTTCCGAGACATGAACAAGTTGAGACATAGCGTGCCGAGGGATATCGTGG AGATGCGTCAAGAGATAGGAGTCTGGAAGCGAGCCGCAGCATCCCTCTCCTCTTATTCAAGAGACGAAGACATTGTGAGGAGAGCGCTTGAGAAAAAG GTACAGAGACTGCAGACCACGCTGATGAAGCGAGAGGCGGGCAGTGGGAAGTCCAAGTCGGATCCGCTGTTTTCTTCGACGCTCGCTCAAATGAAACAAAAG TACCGCATCAGGGATATGCAGCTGTTGGTGAAATCAACGATTTGTGTGACCTTCGTCGTTGTCGTGTTCTTCCTGCACGCCATACCTGAACTAC AGGGATTATCATTGGGTTGGACGGCGTTACTGGGAGCCATACTTCTGCTACTTCTAGCTGAGAGAGAAGACCTGGAACCGGTGCTTGCCAGAGTGGAGTGGTCTACCTTATTATTCTTTGCAGCCTTATTTGTTTTAATGGAG GTTTTATCAAAATTAGGCTTAATAGCCTGGATAGGCAGTCTAACAGAATCGCTAATATTGAAAGTTGGGGAGGAATCAAGACTGTCTGTTGCGATAATGCTCATTCTATGG GTTTCGGGGCTGGCGTCGGCGTTCGTGGACAACATCCCGCTGACGACGATGATGGTGCGCGTGGTGGGCGCGCTGGCAAGCTCGCTGGCGCTGCCGCTGCCGCCGCTGGCCTGGGCGCTCAGCTTTGGCGCCTGCCTCGGAG GCAACGGAACACTAATCGGTGCGAGCGCCAACGTCGTGTGCGCCGGCGTCGCGGAGCAGCACGGCTACCGGTTCACCTTCATGGAGTTCCTCAAAATCGGGTTCCCCATCATGATCGGGAACCTCATCGTCGCTTCCATATATCTCTTGATATGCCACAGTCTTTTCACTTGGCATTGA
- the LOC124541945 gene encoding uncharacterized protein LOC124541945 codes for MLLKLYLLNIFIIIVTCANQKNKGRLIIEINGKVIDGGTSLSHGNTINIIRFNITDYEYFENEKLRFTCKYEYVSGEYHRMLWIAENETIDDKCVGPYHTNDSLTVDWTPRPPSLLKCHVYAGNKDIISCAQKKQTFVAILNFFPKQNVKTGNAEKRNSILISGLTVSNILKTNSDSRVRYKYTDGDLLNLTCTSKHSSGSFYMKWSKDGVEIAKKNTTKDVPTQLEAVIPLNEDDDKSLIQCSVIENTDNPQKLSKNITIELVYESDDLGSIVTTEKANDTIDNATYNGQYEHLSGENKVIFLITFIVIAIVAIIIIIIIITVGIIKHYKKNKMKEDKVTLKGNSVETKWELQCLPDTYSNPADVLYNMNNATVVYSSPYKEVMYTTPIPKSLRVVNKIEYENLMIKNNDKSKYENDNNTYANINDKNTNHYSNTLCNGNISSDMYSYTVVDK; via the exons ATGTTGTTaaagttgtatttattaaatatatttattataattg TGACTTGTGCGAACCAAAAGAATAAAG GTagattaataatagaaataaatggtAAAGTCATCGATGGTGGGACCTCTCTTTCCCATGGTAACACCATAAACATAATACGATTCAACATCACTGATTACGAATACTTCGAAAATGAAAAATTGAGATTCACCtgtaaatatgaatatgtatCCGGTGAATATCACAGGATGCTGTGGATCGCAGAAAATGAGACGATCGatg ATAAGTGTGTGGGACCTTACCATACCAATGACAGCTTAACTGTAGACTGGACGCCAAGACCTCCATCTCTTCTTAAATGTCATGTCTACGCCGGAAATAAGGATATTATAAGTTGTGCACAGAAAAAGCAGACATTTGTagccattttgaatttttttcctAAACAAA ATGTTAAAACTGGAAATGCTGAAAAAAGGAATT ctattttaatatcagGTCTCACGGTCTCCAATATTTTGAAAACGAATAGCGACAGCAGAGTACGTTATAAATACACTGATGGGGATTTGTTAAATTTGACCTGCACATCCAAACATTCTTCTGGATCTTTCTATATGAAATGGTCGAAAG ATGGCGTTGAAATagctaaaaaaaacacaaccAAAGACGTCCCGACTCAGCTAGAAGCGGTCATACCATTAAACGAAGATGATGACAAATCGTTAATTCAGTGCAGTGTTATTGAAAATACTGACAATCCTCAGAaacttagtaaaaatataacgatTGAATTAGTTTACGAATCTGATGATTTAGGGTCTATCGTTACCACCGAAAAGGCAAACGACACAATTGATAATG CAACATACAACGGCCAGTATGAACACCTCTCTGgagaaaataaagttatat tTTTAATAACATTCATAGTTATCGCGATCGTGGcgattattataatcataataattataactgtaggcattataaaacattataaaaagaataaaatgaaaGAG GATAAAGTAACTTTGAAGGGTAACTCAGTTGAAACAAAATGGGAGCTCCAGTGTTTACCTGATACATACTCGAATCCTGCCGACGTTTTATACAACATGAACAATGCAACTGTGGTCTATAGCAGCCCGTACAAAGAGGTCATGTACACCACGCCTATACCGAAGAGCTTACGAGTCgtcaataaaattgaatacgAAAATTTAATgatcaaaaataatgataaatcaaaatacgaaaatgataacaatacatacgcaaatataaatgataagaaTACCAATCATTATTCAAATACATTGTGCAATGGAAATATTAGTTCAGATATGTACAGTTATACTGTCGTTGATAAGTGA